Below is a window of Streptomyces spongiicola DNA.
GTGACACGGTGCAGGCGGGCCGCGTCGTCCATGCCGGCCACTGAGGTGTAGCCGCCGTCGACCAGGTGCTTGCCGGGCAGCAGCCGCAGCCGTCGCAGGCGGGCGTGGATGCCGGGCAGGGCCTGGCTGTCCGCGGCCGAGACCTCGGTGGCCACGTCGGTGATGACGTTGATCCGCTTGTCGTCGCAGGTCTCGGTCACATGCACGAGGTAGCCGGTCCATCGCGTGTCGCCGCGGCGGGTCCAGCGGGCCTCGGTCTCGTACCGTGACTCGATCCGCACCCGGGAAGGCGGCTGACCGTCGCGTTTCGTGCGCGGGCGAAACCGGCCACGCCCGTCCACCAGGAAGTGCTGTACCAGGATCTGCCGGAGGACCCTCGCCTGCTCCGGTAGCGCGTCACCGGGGAAGCGGGTGGACACGAGCTTGAGCAGCTCGCGGGCGTCGGCACCGACTTGACTGAGCCGGGCGACGGGGTGGCTGGGCTGGGAGCACAGCCGCACCGGCCGCCCGTAGCGCTCGGCCCAGTCGGCGGTAACCAGCTCATCCAGCAGTTCCGGCGCCTCGCGGGCGAGCTCCTCCAGCGCGGCGCGGACCGCCTCGCACGCCAGCTCCAGGCGGGTCAACTCCCGCGCAGCGGACAGGACGTGGGTGGAGTCGGTGCGCTGGGTGACGCGGCCTTTGAGCATGCCGGCCTGTCGGATCCGGGTGAGCGCCAGGCCCAGCAGCCGATCGGCGCGGTCGCCCTCGGCGAGCCGGTCGCGGAAGTCGGTCAGAACGCTGTGGTGGAAGCCGGGGTCTTCAAGGTCCAAGCCGAGGGCGTACTTGAAGTCGATGCGGCAGCGCACCGCCTCGGCCGCCTGGCGGTCCGAGAGGTTCATCGCGTACTGCAGCACGCACACGGTGGCTAGTTGGGCAGGTGAGAGCCCGGGCCGGCCATCACGCGGGTACCAGGCGGCGAAGTCCTCGTCGCTCCACAGGCCGTCGAGGCGATCGCGGATCCACATCGCGGTGGTGCCGTGGGGATTGCTGGCCCGGGCGACCCGCGCGGTCAGCTGCGGGATCTCGGCTCCGGGACGGGGCTGGAGGGACACGACAGACTCCTGGGGCACTTCGGCATCACGTCTGACGATCCTGACGCAACGTCATGATCGTTAACTGCCAGTCCTCAAGATTCCCGACGGAGTCACTCAGTGAACACCGAACCGCCCAGCGCTACCTCACCATCGCCGCCCGGATCGCGGCGGAAGCCGGCGACGGACCGCTCGGCGGCCACGTCCTGCGTGCCCTCGTCCACCAGGCCGTCGACCTTGGGCACCCGCGCAGGGCGCTCGCCCTGGCGGACGCCTCGATGTCCCGCGACCGCTACGGCCAGGCCAGCCATCGCGAGAAGGCGCTGCTGGCGATCGTCCACGCCCGCGCCCTCGCGGCCGACGGCGACCGGGCCGGCACCCTCGCGGCCATCAGCCGCGCGGAGCGCGACCTCGCCCGCGCCGACACCAACGAAGCGCCAGCGCGCGTCGGCTTCTTCCAGGAAGCGTCCCTCGCTCACGAGACGGCCTGCGCTCTGCGCGACATGGGCCAACCGCTCGACGCGGAGATCCACTTCAAGCGCAGCGTGGCCACGCGGCGACCAGCAGTACGCCCGCACCCACAGCGTGACGCTCGGCTACCTCGGCGCCGTACAGGTCCAGCGGGGAAGCCTCGACGAGGCATGCGCCACTTGGAACGAAGCACTCGACGCCATGACGGGGGTCCAGTCCGGCCGGGCGCGGGACGTCGTCGTCCGCATCCAGAGCGACCTCTCGCCCGTCCGGCAACGCGGAGGCCGCAACGTCACCGAATTGGACCGCCGGGCCCGAAGCATGCTGCGCGCCATAGGCTGATCGCGGCACGAACGTTCGATGCCCCACGGTAGCCCGCGGACCAGCATCTCCCAGGGAGAGGAACCAGTACCGGTGACGACATACAAGGTCGAATCGATCGCAACGGTCGTCGGCGGCCACACCCGCGTGCAAGACGACTACCAGGGCGGAGTCCAGTCGGTGATCCGCCTCCACGAGGCATACCCCCTGGAAACGCTGCAAGGTATCGACGAGTTCTCTCACCTGACGGTGACGTGGCGCTTCCACCTGGCACAGCCCGAGGACGTCCAGCTCCACGCCCGCAGCCCCAGGGGCAACGCGCAGTGGCCGGCGATCGGTACGTTCGTCCACCGAAATCACCGGCGCCCCAACCAGTTGGCTGTCAGCTACCCGAGGCTGCTGAGCGTGGACGGCCGCGACCTTCTGGTGACCGACCTCGACGCAGTCGACGGGACACCGGTGATTGACCTGGCCCCCTACTTCCAGGAAATGGGGCCCCGAGGCTCCGTCCGCCAGCCCGCCTGGCCTGGCGAGATGCTCGTCGACTACTGGCGCGACGCAGCGGAGCGCCCGGAGGCAGGCTTGCCGTAACTCCACGGCGCTGGAGCCCCTGCCGGTATCCATCACGACCTGCCCGAGGGCCTGGTCATGATCCGCACCCAGACGCGGAGCGCCACCGGCGGGAACCATGAAGTCGGAGACGACGGCGCTGGCGGGGCCGCGGCCACCGCCGCGGGACGTTTACACATGGAGAGGTCCTTGGAGAAGACGGGCAAGCGGAATGGATCGCGGGGAGGGGGAGGAGCCCGCGGGAGCCAGGACGACGGTCCGGATGCCGTCTGCGGGGCAGGTGATCGCACCAGCGCGTTGGCCGTGCGTGGCGGACCGGCGGTTCGGGGGTGCGGGCGTGGTCAGTTCGCCTGGGCGTTCATGAGGCCAGGAGTCAAAGGCTCCTGATACCGACGAGCACGCGGCCGAGCAAGTGCGGGTCTACTCGTTCGGCCCGGGGAACCTTGCGCCCGGTCGGAGAGGGCCGGGCCGGGTACTGCTCTGCTCGTTCCTCCTGGTGGAGATGGCTCGTGGGGACGAGACCGACCTCGGCCCACACGACCTTTCCGGGAAGGTCCCGAGCGGGGTAGTAGCCCCAGTTTCTGCTCATCGTCGCGACCAGAAAGATCCCTCGGCCGCCTGTCGCCTCGACCCCGACCTCTTTCAGCAGGGGCGGCCTCTCGTCGCGGTCCCACACCGAAATCCTGACCGCTTCATGGGCCATCTCCAGCAGCAACTCGAAGGTCTGCACCGTGCTCTGCGGTGAGAACAGCGAGACTTGCTCCTTGCCCTCCTTGGGGTGCTGTACAGCGTTGGTGGTCAGCTCCGAAACGACGAGCTGCACCACCTTCACGATGTCGGAAGGCACGCCCCAGCAGGCGAGGACGTCGGCGGTGTGCAGCCGTGCCAAGCCCACCGCATTCGGTGTGGTGGCCAGCACCAGTCTGTTACACGGGGGTAGTGCCTGGGACACGGTGTGCCTCCCGGGTTGGGAGAGGAGCGCGGGGTGCGTTCGCTGGCTCTCGCTCGTTTCGTGATGGAGACCGCCTGACCCGAGATCGACGCTTGAGGTGTGGTGCGCCGGCCCGGGGTCGTTCGTGACCCTGGTCCGCAGAGCCGGTGTCGGCTGATCGCGCCGCACCGCTGGCCCATGGCCGGGTACGCCCATATGAGAACCGCCCCGCTGTGCCGGTAAGAAGGGTGCACGGAGGATGTCTTCGACCACGCGGGTCGGCACGGTTGGTGGAGGGTTGTGCGGATGACAAGTTCAGGGCGGGACCGCGGAAAGCGAGCGGCAACAGGAAAGTTCGCGGGCCGCCGCATCGTGGTGACGGGAGGCTCGAGGGGGCTCGGAGAACACGTGGTCCGCTTGCTTCTGTCCGGAGGAGCGCGTGTGGCGACATGTGCCCGAAAGCCGGAGTCGCTGGAGGCGCTCCGCAGTTCGCTCGATGCGTCGGCTGCTCTGTTCATCCGGCCTTTGGACGTCTCCGTACCGGAACTGCTGGAGCGGTTCGTGGAGGAGGCCGCCTCCGAGCTGGGTGGGCTGGACGGTGTCGTCGCGTGCGCCGGCGGAGCACGAGGTCGGGGAATCACCGAAGCGTCGGCCGAGGACTGGGCGACGACGTGGGAGATGAACGTCGGTCACGCCGCCCGACTGGTTGCGACGAGCGCCCCGCACCTACGAGCGGCCGGTGGCGGATCGATCGTCGTGGTGGCCTCCATCTCCGGATGGAAG
It encodes the following:
- a CDS encoding SDR family NAD(P)-dependent oxidoreductase, whose translation is MTSSGRDRGKRAATGKFAGRRIVVTGGSRGLGEHVVRLLLSGGARVATCARKPESLEALRSSLDASAALFIRPLDVSVPELLERFVEEAASELGGLDGVVACAGGARGRGITEASAEDWATTWEMNVGHAARLVATSAPHLRAAGGGSIVVVASISGWKPGPQAQYGSAKAAQIHMVSSLARELAVDGIRVNAVSPGSMLIPGKRWDRMRREDPPAFERFRTEFPGGELVRPEEVADVIAFLLSDASRAVTGINLPVDKGQNAPTPDGY
- a CDS encoding SAM-dependent methyltransferase — protein: MPHGSPRTSISQGEEPVPVTTYKVESIATVVGGHTRVQDDYQGGVQSVIRLHEAYPLETLQGIDEFSHLTVTWRFHLAQPEDVQLHARSPRGNAQWPAIGTFVHRNHRRPNQLAVSYPRLLSVDGRDLLVTDLDAVDGTPVIDLAPYFQEMGPRGSVRQPAWPGEMLVDYWRDAAERPEAGLP
- a CDS encoding ATP-binding protein, producing the protein MGLARLHTADVLACWGVPSDIVKVVQLVVSELTTNAVQHPKEGKEQVSLFSPQSTVQTFELLLEMAHEAVRISVWDRDERPPLLKEVGVEATGGRGIFLVATMSRNWGYYPARDLPGKVVWAEVGLVPTSHLHQEERAEQYPARPSPTGRKVPRAERVDPHLLGRVLVGIRSL
- a CDS encoding IS1182 family transposase, with translation MSLQPRPGAEIPQLTARVARASNPHGTTAMWIRDRLDGLWSDEDFAAWYPRDGRPGLSPAQLATVCVLQYAMNLSDRQAAEAVRCRIDFKYALGLDLEDPGFHHSVLTDFRDRLAEGDRADRLLGLALTRIRQAGMLKGRVTQRTDSTHVLSAARELTRLELACEAVRAALEELAREAPELLDELVTADWAERYGRPVRLCSQPSHPVARLSQVGADARELLKLVSTRFPGDALPEQARVLRQILVQHFLVDGRGRFRPRTKRDGQPPSRVRIESRYETEARWTRRGDTRWTGYLVHVTETCDDKRINVITDVATEVSAADSQALPGIHARLRRLRLLPGKHLVDGGYTSVAGMDDAARLHRVTLIGPLPPSTTPQHRAEDGFGRENFIIDFDKREVTCPNGQVSGNWRDLPAKEPTSVTVRFDARQCGRCPEQEKCTPGAFRSLYFPTRHRHELQIKNRADQQNPDWRRLYGKRSGAEGTIAEFVDGHRGRRCRYRGLAKTHVQHVLTALAINVERLSAQEPVDATYQPRPPTAFQQYLDARSLPRPLWWRQGK